A section of the Dehalobacter sp. DCM genome encodes:
- a CDS encoding ABC transporter substrate-binding protein — translation MQRIIKSIIVILVIMTFCLTLAGCQSGQSQQTETPKAIHVSYSTKPLNIPAVVALEKKLFEEAFAKDGIEVKWYELEGPAITEALAAGSIDIATSLNYVSAIISKANGNDITVLAGYNKFPKGIGLVAGLDSEIKTVSALKGKKVAVQKGTMLYEMVIKALAEAELTVNDVEIVGMASADALTALLQKQVDAAVIPDPLLTKGLGTQKIKMLRNAEGLILAQSVIAGRTDFITHYPETTKRFLEIHQEILDWIQANPDEAMAMIAKTNNMDIKAVKALYPKFDFTSAIDVQNRDALKESARFMKENALLKNDIDTDAVINDLVDTSYLPQ, via the coding sequence ATGCAGCGGATAATTAAATCCATCATTGTCATACTTGTGATAATGACATTTTGTTTAACATTGGCAGGCTGCCAGTCAGGGCAGAGTCAACAGACAGAAACACCGAAAGCTATCCATGTTTCGTACTCGACAAAACCCTTGAATATACCGGCTGTCGTGGCTCTGGAAAAGAAACTATTTGAAGAAGCGTTTGCTAAGGATGGTATTGAAGTTAAGTGGTATGAGCTGGAAGGTCCGGCGATCACAGAAGCGTTGGCGGCGGGATCGATTGATATCGCTACATCTCTCAATTATGTATCCGCAATCATTTCCAAAGCAAACGGCAATGATATCACGGTCCTTGCGGGTTACAACAAGTTTCCTAAAGGGATCGGTCTTGTCGCCGGTCTCGACAGTGAAATTAAAACGGTGAGCGCCTTAAAGGGCAAAAAGGTTGCCGTACAGAAAGGGACCATGCTTTATGAAATGGTGATCAAAGCCCTTGCCGAAGCAGAGCTGACTGTCAATGATGTTGAGATTGTCGGTATGGCCTCAGCGGATGCGTTGACGGCACTGCTGCAAAAACAGGTTGATGCCGCGGTTATTCCTGATCCTTTACTGACGAAGGGTTTGGGTACCCAGAAGATTAAGATGCTGCGTAATGCGGAAGGATTGATTCTGGCACAGTCTGTGATCGCCGGTCGGACCGATTTTATTACGCATTATCCGGAGACCACCAAACGCTTCCTGGAAATTCATCAAGAAATTCTGGATTGGATCCAGGCTAATCCGGATGAGGCCATGGCGATGATCGCCAAAACCAATAACATGGATATCAAGGCTGTCAAAGCTCTGTATCCCAAATTTGACTTTACGTCGGCTATCGATGTACAAAATAGAGATGCGTTGAAAGAATCCGCACGTTTCATGAAAGAAAATGCCTTACTTAAAAATGATATTGACACGGATGCTGTCATTAATGATTTGGTAGACACAAGCTATTTGCCGCAGTAA
- a CDS encoding APC family permease, translated as MVSTLKRLLIGRPLKSTELGEQKLNKRKALAILSSDALSSVAYGPEQILIALLAIGSAAFWYSIPIGIGVLILLTALILSYRQIIFAYPYGGGAYIVSKGNLGVKPGLVAGASLLVDYILTVAVSVSAGTDALTSAFPSLHGHTVIIAVFFVIILTILNLRGVRESATILAYPVYLFVAALVMLIVAGLFNILTGHAVPVTHSAIGTPIAGISLFLLLKAFASGCSALTGVEAISNAIPNFKDPAPSNAAKTLIAMGVILGILFSGIVFLAYYYGITPSTEVTVVSQLGETLFGRNVIYYFIQGTTALILILAANTGYSAFPLLAVNLAKDKFIPRMFTIRGDRLGYSNGILFLGFFSILLIVAFSGQTSRLIPLYAIGVFIPFTLSQTGMIVKWMRERPKGWISKLIINSIGALISFIVVVMFLLTKFSQIWPILIFLPLIIWFFYKIYMHYMAVADQLRVSLAEPTFPIKGNIIIIPVSGVTRVVENALNYARSLSPNQIIAVTIAFDKEEEKRFEEKWEKWHTGIRLVTLFSLHRSIVQPLSKFIDVIEHKALDNKYQVTVLIPEFIPRKGWQHILHNQSSLLIRSFLLNRKNVVVATIPYHLQK; from the coding sequence GTGGTTTCAACACTTAAACGCTTACTGATTGGTCGCCCTCTAAAATCGACCGAATTAGGCGAACAGAAATTAAATAAAAGAAAAGCTCTGGCTATCTTATCATCTGACGCATTATCATCCGTAGCCTATGGTCCGGAACAAATTCTGATTGCCCTTTTGGCTATCGGTTCAGCGGCTTTCTGGTACTCAATACCGATCGGAATCGGTGTCCTGATCTTGCTCACAGCCTTGATCTTATCTTACCGTCAAATCATCTTTGCCTACCCTTATGGCGGCGGCGCATACATTGTATCAAAGGGCAATCTCGGTGTAAAACCCGGTTTGGTAGCAGGCGCCTCGTTGCTCGTGGACTATATCTTAACTGTAGCCGTTAGTGTTTCTGCCGGTACGGACGCACTAACCTCTGCCTTTCCGTCCCTGCATGGACACACTGTCATTATTGCCGTTTTCTTTGTTATTATATTGACAATTTTAAATCTGCGCGGCGTACGTGAGTCAGCAACCATCCTGGCATACCCTGTCTATCTTTTTGTCGCTGCATTAGTCATGTTGATTGTTGCCGGTTTATTCAACATACTGACCGGCCATGCGGTACCGGTTACCCACTCAGCAATCGGAACGCCGATTGCCGGCATCAGCTTATTCCTCCTTTTAAAAGCGTTTGCCTCCGGATGTTCAGCTTTGACCGGTGTTGAAGCAATTTCTAATGCCATCCCTAATTTTAAAGATCCTGCACCCAGTAACGCAGCTAAAACGCTGATTGCTATGGGGGTTATCCTGGGAATATTATTTTCAGGTATTGTCTTTCTCGCGTATTATTATGGAATCACTCCCAGCACCGAGGTAACTGTTGTTTCCCAATTAGGTGAAACGTTATTCGGACGAAATGTCATTTATTACTTTATTCAAGGAACAACAGCCCTTATCTTAATTCTGGCAGCAAATACAGGTTATTCTGCTTTTCCGTTACTTGCTGTTAACCTGGCTAAAGATAAATTTATCCCCAGGATGTTTACGATCCGGGGTGATCGCCTGGGATACTCTAATGGCATTCTTTTTTTGGGTTTCTTTTCTATCCTCTTGATCGTTGCCTTCAGTGGGCAGACGTCACGCTTAATTCCGCTTTACGCCATCGGCGTGTTTATTCCGTTTACACTCTCGCAAACAGGCATGATTGTCAAATGGATGCGCGAAAGGCCAAAGGGCTGGATCTCTAAGCTGATCATTAATAGTATCGGCGCCTTAATCAGTTTTATTGTCGTCGTCATGTTCTTGCTGACCAAGTTCTCGCAGATTTGGCCTATCCTGATTTTTCTGCCGTTAATCATCTGGTTCTTCTATAAAATATATATGCATTATATGGCGGTCGCTGATCAATTACGTGTTTCTCTGGCTGAACCAACTTTCCCCATCAAAGGCAATATTATTATCATTCCGGTTTCAGGCGTGACACGGGTCGTAGAAAACGCCTTAAATTATGCCCGCTCTCTGTCTCCCAATCAGATCATTGCCGTGACGATCGCTTTTGATAAAGAAGAAGAAAAACGATTTGAAGAAAAATGGGAGAAATGGCATACTGGAATTCGCCTTGTCACCCTTTTTTCTTTGCACCGCAGTATTGTTCAGCCCCTCAGTAAATTCATCGATGTCATCGAGCACAAAGCGCTTGACAATAAATATCAAGTTACCGTTTTGATTCCCGAATTCATTCCTAGAAAGGGCTGGCAGCACATTCTCCATAACCAATCCAGTTTGCTAATTCGCTCTTTTTTGTTGAATAGAAAAAACGTTGTGGTAGCGACCATACCGTACCATTTGCAAAAATGA
- a CDS encoding NADH-quinone oxidoreductase subunit NuoE family protein, whose amino-acid sequence MSSEVKGCQCCCDAKENDRELFDRIGEIIEKYRDREGSLIQVLHMAQNIYGYLPLELQKYIAERMDKPLSEVSGVITFYSFFSTQPKGKHTIRVCLGTACYVRGGKKIVDKLIEILGVEIGDTTPDGIFTLEVMRCIGACGLAPAMMIDDVVYKQVNPNKLQQILNKYYR is encoded by the coding sequence ATGAGTAGCGAAGTTAAAGGTTGCCAATGTTGCTGCGATGCAAAGGAAAACGACAGAGAACTATTTGATCGGATTGGCGAGATTATCGAAAAATACAGAGACAGGGAAGGAAGCTTAATACAAGTGCTCCATATGGCACAAAACATCTATGGGTATTTGCCTCTGGAGTTACAGAAATATATTGCTGAACGGATGGATAAGCCACTTTCCGAAGTTTCCGGTGTAATTACTTTTTATTCATTCTTTTCTACCCAGCCCAAAGGGAAACATACGATCAGAGTCTGTTTGGGAACAGCATGTTATGTTCGGGGCGGCAAAAAAATAGTTGACAAGCTGATAGAAATACTGGGGGTCGAGATCGGTGATACAACCCCAGACGGTATTTTTACCCTTGAGGTCATGCGCTGCATCGGGGCTTGTGGATTAGCGCCCGCGATGATGATTGACGATGTTGTTTACAAACAAGTCAATCCCAATAAACTCCAACAGATTTTGAACAAATATTACCGATAA
- a CDS encoding ABC transporter ATP-binding protein — MTVPLIEVRHVDKTFYSDWGSVHALSDISFVCQEQECVSIVGPSGCGKTTLLRIIAGLEKESAGDVLIHGQRISGPGFDRAVVFQDPRLFPWLTVEKNVAQGIHGENKEAAVEIITKSLEWLGLSSFRKAYPNELSGGMAQRVALARALAFDPGLLLMDEPFSALDAQTRTRMQDDLVALWQQSGKTILFVTHDIEEALMISRRVIIMSPRPGSIREVLDVPFNYPRNQDDPDFIHWRKYILESIR, encoded by the coding sequence ATGACAGTACCCTTAATTGAAGTCCGACATGTCGACAAAACATTTTATAGCGACTGGGGAAGTGTTCATGCTTTAAGCGATATTTCTTTTGTTTGCCAAGAGCAAGAATGCGTGTCAATTGTTGGCCCCAGCGGGTGCGGAAAAACAACCTTGCTTCGAATTATAGCCGGCTTGGAAAAAGAAAGTGCGGGGGATGTGTTGATCCATGGTCAAAGGATCAGTGGCCCTGGCTTCGACCGTGCTGTCGTTTTTCAGGATCCGCGTCTTTTTCCGTGGCTTACCGTTGAAAAGAATGTTGCTCAGGGAATTCATGGAGAAAATAAGGAAGCAGCGGTAGAGATAATTACCAAGTCGTTGGAATGGCTTGGACTGAGCAGTTTTCGCAAAGCCTACCCCAACGAATTATCCGGTGGCATGGCCCAACGCGTTGCGCTGGCACGGGCGTTAGCATTTGATCCGGGTTTGCTTCTTATGGACGAACCTTTTTCGGCGTTAGACGCCCAAACACGGACACGGATGCAGGACGATCTTGTGGCACTCTGGCAACAATCCGGAAAGACGATACTCTTCGTCACCCATGATATTGAAGAGGCCTTGATGATCAGCCGAAGAGTTATCATCATGTCTCCACGACCGGGTTCAATCAGAGAGGTTCTCGATGTCCCTTTCAACTATCCCAGAAATCAGGATGATCCTGACTTTATCCACTGGCGTAAATATATCCTTGAATCGATTAGGTAA
- a CDS encoding NADH-dependent [FeFe] hydrogenase, group A6: MINLTINTKRVSVPEGTSILEAAKQNNIYIPNLCYLEGVHQFGSCRLCVVEVEGAKALQPSCMVTVREGMVVKTNTEKVRKARKILYELILSDHPKDCLNCARNLSCELQDMGNRLGVTEARFAGKMSADRNDISPSITRDMSKCILCRRCATTCNQIQEVGILNAQNRGFKTVVGPAMDLPIGTVNCTYCGQCTVVCPVGALKETDAIQNVWNALNDPTKRVVVQVAPAIRAAFGEEFGYAPGTLVTGQLATALRELGFDDVFDTNFTADLTIMEEGTEFLTRVKDAVTGGQATLPMITSCSPGWIKYIEHAYPQELDHLSTCKSPHTMLGALAKSYYADKINVDPKDITVVSIMPCTAKKFEISRPEMQNNGVPNVDAVLTTRELAKMVKEAGIDFCNLENSKFDNPLGLSSGAADIFGVTGGVMEAALRTVYERVTGRELPFDKLHVAPIVGFEQIKSADVLIENPVDAFKFLDGVTVKVAVTSGLAGAKILMDQIAQGESPYHFIEVMGCPGGCISGGGQPRPTTPEIRQLRLQAIYREDEGKKLRKSHENEDIQKLYAEFLHEPNSHQSHELLHTHYTPRGKFNEFLSDC, from the coding sequence ATGATAAATTTAACGATCAACACGAAACGTGTTTCCGTTCCGGAAGGCACATCCATCCTGGAAGCAGCGAAACAAAACAATATCTATATTCCGAATCTGTGCTACCTGGAAGGCGTTCATCAGTTTGGTTCGTGCAGACTGTGTGTCGTAGAAGTTGAGGGAGCTAAAGCCCTTCAGCCATCCTGCATGGTGACGGTCAGAGAGGGTATGGTTGTGAAAACCAATACCGAAAAAGTACGCAAAGCTAGAAAGATCTTATATGAACTGATCCTGTCCGATCATCCGAAGGATTGTCTCAATTGTGCCCGCAATCTAAGCTGTGAACTACAGGACATGGGCAACCGGCTGGGTGTAACCGAAGCCCGCTTTGCCGGTAAGATGTCGGCTGATCGTAACGACATTTCACCTTCAATTACCCGGGATATGTCCAAATGCATACTTTGCCGCAGATGCGCCACAACATGCAATCAGATCCAAGAGGTTGGCATTTTGAATGCACAGAACCGTGGTTTCAAGACGGTGGTCGGTCCGGCGATGGATTTGCCGATAGGAACTGTTAATTGCACCTATTGCGGGCAGTGCACCGTTGTCTGCCCTGTAGGCGCGCTGAAAGAAACCGATGCGATTCAGAATGTCTGGAACGCGCTCAACGATCCGACCAAACGTGTTGTCGTTCAAGTAGCTCCGGCTATTCGCGCAGCTTTCGGCGAAGAATTCGGCTATGCGCCAGGAACGCTTGTCACCGGCCAACTGGCGACAGCACTTAGAGAACTCGGCTTTGACGATGTATTTGATACCAACTTTACTGCGGATTTAACCATTATGGAAGAAGGAACCGAGTTTTTAACACGTGTTAAAGATGCCGTGACCGGCGGGCAGGCCACGCTGCCGATGATCACGAGCTGCAGCCCGGGCTGGATCAAATATATCGAACACGCCTATCCGCAAGAACTGGATCATCTCTCCACCTGTAAATCACCGCATACGATGCTCGGGGCGCTGGCTAAATCCTATTATGCTGATAAAATTAATGTTGATCCCAAAGATATCACCGTTGTCTCGATTATGCCGTGTACGGCTAAGAAGTTCGAGATTTCCAGACCGGAAATGCAAAATAACGGTGTACCCAATGTTGATGCGGTACTTACCACGCGAGAGCTTGCGAAAATGGTCAAGGAAGCCGGGATCGATTTCTGTAATCTGGAAAACAGTAAATTTGATAATCCATTGGGGCTCTCTTCCGGTGCAGCCGATATCTTCGGAGTGACCGGCGGCGTTATGGAAGCCGCTTTACGAACGGTCTATGAACGTGTTACGGGGCGTGAATTGCCGTTTGACAAGCTGCATGTGGCTCCGATCGTTGGTTTTGAACAGATCAAATCAGCCGATGTTTTGATTGAAAACCCGGTGGACGCATTCAAATTCCTTGACGGCGTAACGGTAAAGGTTGCTGTTACCAGTGGTTTGGCGGGCGCGAAGATTTTAATGGATCAAATTGCCCAAGGTGAATCGCCTTATCACTTTATTGAAGTCATGGGATGTCCCGGCGGATGTATCAGCGGTGGCGGACAACCCAGGCCGACGACACCGGAAATCCGGCAGCTGCGTCTGCAAGCGATCTACCGCGAAGATGAAGGCAAGAAGCTCCGTAAATCGCATGAAAATGAAGATATTCAAAAGCTATATGCTGAGTTCCTTCATGAACCCAACAGCCATCAATCACATGAATTGCTGCATACGCATTACACACCGCGCGGCAAATTCAACGAATTCCTATCTGATTGTTAA
- a CDS encoding ABC transporter permease translates to MPDNLKQHRRAKNKPYFNFGQKILIIIRGSVFPVIVLLLWEMAVDFSWVSVFFLPAPSDIVVKFFEMMNNGLWQQHLLASLSRLLNGFLLTIIIAVPIGLAVGSARGLRHWISPTLNFLQHIPPIAWIPIFMLWLGIDEASKIAVIVYASFFPVFLNTVQGVSSVDPKLIEVGRAYMFTPWEMVKRVYIPSAGIPIFVGLRLGLSNCWRALVMAEMIAATRGIGSIITEGRELAQPHMIFVGVFTIGLAGMLIDYLVRVLEHRLMPWKKIVQAGEQQ, encoded by the coding sequence ATGCCAGATAATCTGAAACAACACAGGCGTGCTAAAAACAAGCCGTATTTCAATTTTGGCCAAAAAATTTTGATTATCATCCGGGGATCCGTATTCCCAGTCATTGTTCTGCTCCTCTGGGAAATGGCAGTGGATTTTAGTTGGGTCAGTGTATTTTTTTTGCCGGCCCCCAGTGATATTGTAGTCAAATTCTTTGAGATGATGAACAATGGACTCTGGCAGCAGCATCTTCTTGCTAGTTTAAGCCGATTGCTGAACGGCTTTCTTCTGACAATCATCATTGCCGTACCAATAGGTTTAGCTGTTGGCAGTGCCAGGGGTTTGCGCCATTGGATCAGTCCTACGCTGAACTTTCTGCAGCATATACCGCCGATTGCCTGGATCCCTATTTTTATGCTGTGGCTTGGCATCGATGAGGCATCTAAAATCGCCGTTATTGTGTATGCATCATTTTTTCCCGTTTTTTTGAATACAGTACAGGGGGTCAGCAGTGTCGATCCCAAACTGATCGAGGTGGGACGTGCCTATATGTTTACTCCCTGGGAGATGGTCAAACGTGTTTATATCCCGTCTGCCGGTATACCGATTTTTGTTGGACTGCGTCTAGGCCTGAGTAATTGCTGGCGGGCGTTGGTTATGGCAGAAATGATTGCTGCCACCAGGGGGATTGGCTCAATTATTACCGAAGGGAGGGAATTAGCCCAGCCCCATATGATCTTTGTCGGCGTTTTCACCATCGGTCTTGCCGGCATGCTTATTGACTATCTAGTGAGAGTACTTGAACATAGGTTAATGCCATGGAAGAAGATCGTTCAGGCGGGTGAGCAGCAATGA
- a CDS encoding NADH-ubiquinone oxidoreductase-F iron-sulfur binding region domain-containing protein, translated as MNVTIKNRNDLIQVKDTFLQKVQSVAYRLLICSGTGCTSANCAAVKDALIKELASKNLTDKVLISITGCRGSCNLGPLMEVMPDEVLYTKLSPEDVPKIVSSHFLNGNIVEEKTYFDQVKKQYFSNVKDINFYNRQERLVLKNCGMVDCHLLEDYVSKDGYFALHKALTTMSPTRVIQEIKISGLRGRGGAGFPTGVKWEAGYNAQADEKYIVCNCDEGDPGAFMDRSVMESVPHSVVEGMIIGGYAIGASKGVAYIRAEYDLAVERFNTAIETARAAGILGHDIFGSGFDFDIEIRIGAGAFVCGEETALMSSVEGKRGEPKQKPPFPFQKGLFGKPTIINNVETLANIAPIVMNGGAWYAGFGTEGSKGTKVFALAGDIVNTGLIEVPMGVSLGEIIFDIGGGIPKNKTFKAAQTGGPSGGCITKANLNIPVDYESLSKLGTIMGSGGLISMDDDTCMVDMARYFMEFVQDESCGKCVPCRIGTKRMLEILERITRGQGKEGDIELLLELGDAIRNSAMCGLGQTAPNPVVSIINNFREEFEEHIHNTYCRAGVCSEMFISPCENACPASVNVPGYMGLIAVGRYIDAYHLVREENPFPAICGRICTHPCESKCRRAQLDEAIAIADLKRFVADYAFKHEEEFTKDIVFPKNGKSVGIIGAGPSGLTCGYYLARLGYTVEVYEAAPVAGGVLAFGIPEYRLPKDVLAHEIKLIEQVGVKIHLNCEVGKNISFAELRNQHHSIYIATGTQLSNKINIPGEDLSGVIHGLNFLRNVNLGNTIHIGETVAVIGGGNTAIDAARTVLRLGAKKVIVLYRRTVEDMPADAREINDMIEEGVEIIPLVAPVRFIGKEAIEEIECVRMELCGFDSAGRRKPKIQEGSNFTINVDMVIPAVSQSSDLPFVKKEEVEMTEWGTFITDKETLMTTMEGVFAGGDVARGSDVAITAIADGKKAAISIDLYLGGKGVLNKGEAIAIPAPADQDELVEHARFPMEVIEPEKRKDCFCEVVQGYHKLNAIAESMRCLRCDRR; from the coding sequence GTGAATGTCACGATAAAGAATCGAAACGACCTTATCCAGGTAAAAGATACATTTCTCCAAAAAGTCCAATCGGTTGCGTATCGATTGCTGATTTGTTCCGGTACGGGGTGTACGTCGGCCAACTGTGCCGCTGTAAAAGACGCTCTGATCAAAGAATTGGCGAGTAAAAATCTAACTGACAAGGTTCTGATCTCAATCACCGGGTGCAGGGGGTCATGCAACCTCGGGCCGTTGATGGAAGTGATGCCGGATGAGGTCCTCTATACAAAGTTATCACCCGAAGATGTACCTAAGATTGTTTCTTCCCATTTTCTTAACGGCAATATTGTTGAGGAAAAAACCTACTTTGATCAGGTTAAAAAACAGTATTTTTCTAATGTTAAAGATATCAACTTTTATAACCGACAGGAGCGGCTTGTTCTGAAGAATTGCGGAATGGTCGATTGCCACCTCTTAGAAGATTATGTATCCAAGGACGGGTATTTTGCCCTGCATAAAGCGCTTACCACCATGTCGCCAACACGCGTGATCCAAGAAATAAAAATATCCGGACTGAGGGGACGCGGTGGTGCCGGATTTCCCACCGGAGTCAAATGGGAAGCTGGCTATAACGCTCAGGCAGATGAAAAGTATATTGTGTGTAATTGTGACGAAGGAGACCCCGGTGCATTTATGGATCGCAGCGTCATGGAGAGTGTTCCTCATTCTGTGGTTGAAGGTATGATCATTGGGGGATATGCCATTGGTGCCAGTAAAGGGGTTGCCTACATTCGGGCAGAATATGACCTGGCTGTTGAACGGTTTAATACAGCCATTGAGACGGCAAGGGCGGCTGGTATCCTCGGTCACGATATTTTTGGCAGTGGTTTCGATTTTGATATTGAAATACGAATCGGTGCCGGAGCCTTTGTCTGTGGTGAAGAGACGGCGCTGATGTCATCCGTTGAAGGTAAACGGGGTGAGCCCAAACAAAAACCGCCGTTTCCTTTCCAAAAAGGTCTGTTCGGTAAACCAACGATCATTAACAACGTAGAGACGTTAGCCAATATCGCACCGATTGTTATGAACGGTGGCGCCTGGTATGCCGGTTTTGGAACAGAAGGCAGCAAAGGAACAAAAGTATTTGCTCTGGCTGGGGATATTGTCAATACCGGCTTAATTGAAGTACCGATGGGTGTTTCTTTGGGAGAAATCATTTTTGATATCGGCGGAGGTATCCCCAAGAATAAAACATTTAAAGCAGCACAAACAGGAGGACCCTCCGGCGGATGTATAACCAAAGCCAATTTAAATATACCGGTGGATTATGAATCCTTAAGCAAATTAGGGACGATCATGGGCTCCGGCGGCTTGATCAGCATGGACGACGATACCTGTATGGTCGATATGGCGCGCTATTTTATGGAATTTGTCCAGGACGAATCCTGCGGAAAATGTGTGCCCTGCCGAATCGGTACAAAACGCATGTTGGAAATTCTTGAACGCATCACCCGAGGTCAGGGAAAAGAGGGAGATATCGAGCTTCTGCTGGAGCTTGGAGACGCTATCCGAAATTCAGCCATGTGCGGCCTGGGACAGACAGCTCCAAATCCCGTTGTCAGCATCATTAACAATTTCCGTGAAGAGTTTGAAGAACATATTCACAACACATATTGCCGTGCCGGTGTGTGCTCGGAGATGTTCATCTCACCATGCGAAAATGCCTGCCCGGCGAGTGTCAATGTCCCCGGATATATGGGACTCATCGCTGTTGGCAGATATATTGATGCTTATCATCTGGTAAGAGAGGAAAATCCGTTTCCGGCAATATGCGGCAGAATATGCACACATCCGTGTGAAAGTAAATGCCGCCGGGCGCAATTGGATGAAGCCATCGCCATTGCCGATCTAAAACGGTTTGTCGCCGACTATGCCTTTAAGCACGAAGAAGAGTTCACGAAAGATATCGTCTTCCCGAAAAACGGCAAGAGTGTCGGTATTATCGGCGCCGGACCATCTGGTCTGACGTGTGGTTATTACCTTGCTCGCTTGGGCTATACGGTCGAAGTTTATGAAGCGGCACCGGTTGCCGGCGGGGTATTAGCCTTCGGTATTCCGGAATACAGACTGCCAAAAGATGTTTTAGCGCATGAAATAAAATTGATTGAACAAGTTGGCGTAAAAATTCATTTGAATTGTGAAGTCGGAAAAAATATCAGCTTTGCCGAATTACGCAATCAACATCATTCTATTTATATCGCGACGGGGACACAACTCTCCAATAAGATCAACATTCCGGGTGAAGATTTAAGCGGTGTCATTCATGGTCTTAACTTTTTGCGTAATGTGAACCTGGGCAACACCATCCATATCGGAGAGACAGTCGCTGTGATCGGGGGAGGCAACACCGCGATTGATGCAGCCCGAACGGTACTGCGACTTGGTGCCAAAAAGGTTATTGTACTCTATAGACGGACTGTCGAAGATATGCCTGCGGATGCACGGGAAATCAACGATATGATCGAAGAAGGTGTAGAAATTATCCCGTTGGTCGCGCCAGTGCGTTTTATCGGCAAAGAGGCAATCGAAGAAATTGAATGTGTCCGGATGGAACTCTGCGGCTTTGATTCCGCTGGCCGAAGGAAGCCAAAAATTCAGGAGGGTTCTAACTTTACGATCAACGTCGATATGGTCATCCCGGCTGTCAGCCAATCCTCTGACCTTCCATTTGTCAAGAAGGAAGAAGTCGAAATGACGGAATGGGGAACATTTATCACGGATAAAGAAACACTCATGACGACCATGGAAGGGGTATTCGCCGGCGGCGATGTGGCCAGGGGTTCCGATGTTGCCATCACCGCAATTGCTGACGGAAAAAAGGCAGCCATTTCAATAGATCTTTATCTTGGCGGTAAAGGTGTTCTCAATAAGGGCGAGGCCATCGCCATACCGGCCCCTGCGGATCAGGATGAACTTGTTGAACATGCCCGGTTCCCAATGGAGGTTATTGAACCCGAGAAACGGAAAGATTGTTTCTGTGAAGTCGTTCAAGGGTATCACAAGCTGAATGCGATTGCTGAATCCATGCGTTGTTTGCGTTGCGACAGGAGGTAA